Proteins from one Microbacterium proteolyticum genomic window:
- a CDS encoding NUDIX domain-containing protein, which yields MLLYDPDRRTVLLTRQFRYPVYVNDHPDGMLIETAAGLLDDDDPVTAIRREAEEETGVRVTEVEPVFEVYMSPGSVTERLHFFAAAYDGASREGDRGGLIDEGEEIEILEHDIDVALRMIRDGEIQDAKTIMLLQWAVIDGPFARR from the coding sequence ATCCTGCTCTACGACCCCGACCGGCGCACCGTGCTGCTCACCCGCCAGTTCCGCTACCCCGTGTATGTGAACGACCACCCCGACGGGATGCTGATCGAGACCGCGGCGGGGCTGCTGGACGACGACGACCCCGTCACCGCGATCCGCCGCGAGGCCGAGGAGGAGACCGGCGTCCGCGTGACCGAGGTCGAGCCGGTGTTCGAGGTGTACATGAGCCCGGGGTCGGTCACCGAGCGGCTGCACTTCTTCGCCGCCGCGTACGACGGCGCGAGTCGCGAGGGCGACCGCGGCGGCCTCATCGACGAGGGCGAGGAGATCGAGATCCTCGAGCACGACATCGACGTCGCCCTGCGGATGATCCGCGACGGCGAGATCCAGGATGCCAAGACCATCATGCTGCTGCAGTGGGCGGTGATCGACGGGCCGTTCGCTCGGCGTTGA
- the pta gene encoding phosphate acetyltransferase, with protein MTQSIYITSAEGHSGKSTVALGVLDALSRVSPRVGVFRPIARSTAERDYVLEMLLDHDGVDLAYDDCVGVTYDDVRDDADAALGRIVERYKAVEAQCDAVVVIGSDYTDVGSPAELAYNARIAANLGAPVLLVLGGRAQQGQGETLGLSVARTAQEVGQIAALAMPELLHERAEVFAVVVNRADPDELDAVVASVRQVVDAAGAARGRTVPVWALPEDRFLIAPSMRGVLRSVEGELIKGDPELLTREVLGVVVAGMSMVNVLPRLMESAVIVIPADRTEVLLATLLANASGTFPSLAGVVLNGGFELPDTIVRLIDGLGSSLPIIATDLGTYDTAVRIMNTRGRLAADSQRRYDTALAMFERHVDTNLLTRELGVARPSVVTPLMFEYGLVDRARSDRRRIVLPEGNDDRVLRAAATVLSRGIADLTILGEPLEVRGRAIELGIDIRDAEVLSPFDAVHVDKFATEYARLRAHKGVTYAQAADTVTDVSYFGTLMVHLGLADGMVSGAAHTTAHTIRPAFEIIKTAPGVSVVSSVFLMALADRVLVYGDCAVIPDPTSEQLADIAVSSAATAEQFGIEPRVAMLSYSTGESGTGADVEKVRTATALVRERAPELLVEGPIQYDAAADAAVAAAKMPGSEVAGRATVFVFPDLNTGNNTYKAVQRSAGAVAIGPVLQGLNKPINDLSRGALVDDIVNTIAITAIQAQGSPA; from the coding sequence GTGACGCAGAGCATCTACATCACGTCGGCCGAGGGGCACTCGGGCAAATCCACGGTGGCTCTGGGCGTCCTCGACGCCCTCAGCCGCGTCTCGCCGCGCGTCGGCGTCTTCCGGCCGATCGCGCGCTCGACCGCGGAGCGCGACTACGTGCTGGAGATGCTGCTCGACCACGACGGCGTCGACCTCGCGTACGACGACTGCGTCGGCGTGACCTACGACGACGTCCGCGACGACGCCGACGCCGCGCTCGGCCGCATCGTCGAGCGGTACAAGGCCGTCGAGGCGCAGTGCGACGCGGTGGTCGTGATCGGCAGCGACTACACCGACGTCGGCAGCCCCGCCGAGCTGGCCTACAACGCCCGGATCGCCGCGAACCTCGGCGCTCCCGTGCTGCTCGTCCTCGGCGGTCGTGCGCAGCAGGGGCAGGGTGAAACACTGGGCCTCTCCGTCGCCCGCACCGCCCAGGAGGTGGGGCAGATCGCGGCGCTCGCGATGCCCGAGCTGCTGCACGAGCGCGCCGAGGTCTTCGCCGTCGTCGTCAACCGCGCGGATCCCGACGAGCTCGACGCGGTCGTGGCCTCGGTGCGTCAGGTCGTCGACGCCGCCGGCGCCGCGCGCGGCCGCACCGTGCCGGTGTGGGCGCTCCCGGAGGACCGCTTCCTCATCGCCCCCTCCATGCGCGGGGTGCTGCGCTCGGTCGAGGGCGAGCTGATCAAGGGCGACCCCGAGCTGCTCACGCGCGAGGTGCTGGGCGTGGTCGTCGCCGGCATGTCGATGGTGAACGTGCTGCCGCGTCTCATGGAGTCGGCGGTCATCGTCATCCCGGCCGACCGCACCGAGGTGCTGCTGGCGACGCTGCTGGCCAACGCCTCCGGAACGTTCCCGTCGCTGGCCGGCGTCGTGCTCAACGGCGGATTCGAACTGCCCGACACGATCGTCCGGCTCATCGACGGCCTCGGTTCCTCGCTGCCGATCATCGCCACCGATCTCGGCACGTACGACACGGCCGTGCGCATCATGAACACGCGCGGTCGCCTGGCCGCCGATTCGCAGCGCCGGTACGACACCGCGCTGGCGATGTTCGAGCGCCACGTCGACACGAACCTCCTCACGCGCGAACTGGGCGTCGCGCGGCCGAGCGTCGTGACGCCGCTGATGTTCGAGTACGGCCTCGTCGATCGCGCGCGCAGCGACCGCCGCCGCATCGTGCTGCCCGAGGGCAACGACGACCGCGTGCTGCGCGCCGCCGCGACGGTGCTCTCGCGCGGTATCGCCGACCTGACGATCCTCGGTGAGCCGCTGGAAGTCCGGGGTCGGGCGATCGAGCTGGGCATCGACATCCGGGATGCCGAGGTGCTCAGCCCCTTCGACGCCGTCCACGTCGACAAGTTCGCGACCGAGTACGCGCGGCTCCGCGCCCACAAGGGCGTCACCTACGCGCAGGCCGCCGACACCGTCACCGACGTGTCGTACTTCGGCACGCTCATGGTGCACCTGGGTCTGGCCGACGGGATGGTCTCGGGTGCGGCCCACACCACGGCGCACACCATCCGCCCGGCGTTCGAGATCATCAAGACCGCCCCCGGGGTGTCGGTGGTGTCGAGCGTGTTCCTCATGGCCCTCGCCGACCGCGTGCTTGTTTACGGCGACTGCGCGGTGATCCCCGACCCCACGAGCGAACAGCTCGCCGACATCGCGGTCTCGTCCGCCGCGACCGCCGAGCAGTTCGGCATCGAGCCGCGCGTCGCGATGCTGTCGTACTCGACGGGGGAGTCGGGCACCGGCGCCGACGTCGAGAAGGTGCGCACCGCGACCGCCCTCGTGCGCGAGCGGGCGCCCGAGCTGCTCGTCGAGGGGCCGATCCAGTACGACGCCGCGGCCGACGCCGCGGTCGCCGCGGCCAAGATGCCCGGGTCCGAGGTGGCGGGGCGCGCGACGGTGTTCGTCTTCCCCGACCTGAACACCGGCAACAACACCTACAAGGCGGTGCAGCGCTCGGCCGGTGCCGTCGCCATCGGCCCGGTGCTGCAGGGCCTCAACAAGCCCATCAACGACCTGTCGCGCGGGGCGCTCGTCGACGACATCGTCAACACGATCGCGATCACCGCGATCCAGGCCCAGGGGAGCCCCGCGTGA
- a CDS encoding N-acetylglucosamine-6-phosphate deacetylase: MRLRAARALIAGAFVGPVVVEVVAGRIHRIRAADGTEDVDHDLADGTLSAGLLDLQVNGSFGVDVAGADAEGWNTLLSGLAARGVTGIEPTVITAPLPDIAASLDRVGRARRAFADQPVARILGAHLEGPFLSPARKGAHRVACMLPPSAENVDALLAAPGVRDALRTVTLAPELPGAVEATRRLSGEGYVVAVGHSDATAVQVYAAADAGATMCTHVFNAQRPLKAREPGVAGAVLADDRFFVGTILDAQHVDPSVVALVLRSAGRRTVGVTDAIVTAGLEPDQWHEFGGQPVANDARGLGRRPDGTIAGAGIVLDEGVRRMIAAGLDPAAVLAACTENAARSLGRTDVGHVAEGALADLVWWDAAWHPSRVWVGGKALTVPTR, from the coding sequence ATGCGGCTGCGCGCCGCGCGGGCGCTCATCGCCGGGGCATTCGTCGGACCGGTCGTCGTGGAGGTCGTCGCGGGACGCATCCACCGGATCCGGGCCGCGGACGGCACGGAGGACGTCGACCACGACCTCGCCGACGGCACGCTCAGCGCGGGTCTTCTCGACCTGCAGGTCAACGGCTCGTTCGGCGTCGACGTCGCCGGGGCGGATGCCGAGGGCTGGAACACGCTCCTGTCCGGACTCGCCGCGCGCGGGGTCACCGGGATCGAGCCGACCGTCATCACCGCGCCGCTGCCCGACATCGCGGCCTCCCTGGACCGGGTCGGGCGGGCCCGCCGGGCGTTCGCCGACCAGCCCGTCGCGCGCATCCTCGGGGCCCACCTCGAGGGGCCGTTCCTCTCGCCCGCCCGCAAGGGCGCGCACCGGGTGGCGTGCATGCTCCCCCCGAGCGCCGAGAACGTCGACGCGCTCCTGGCCGCCCCGGGGGTGCGTGACGCGCTCCGGACCGTCACCCTCGCCCCCGAGCTGCCCGGGGCCGTCGAGGCCACGCGTCGGCTGAGCGGCGAGGGGTACGTCGTGGCCGTCGGCCACAGCGACGCCACGGCCGTCCAGGTGTACGCGGCCGCGGATGCCGGAGCCACGATGTGCACCCACGTCTTCAACGCCCAGCGCCCGCTGAAGGCCCGCGAGCCGGGTGTGGCGGGCGCCGTCCTCGCCGACGACCGCTTCTTCGTCGGCACGATCCTCGACGCCCAGCACGTCGACCCGAGCGTGGTCGCGCTCGTGCTGCGCTCGGCCGGGCGCCGCACGGTCGGGGTGACGGATGCCATCGTGACCGCCGGACTCGAACCCGACCAGTGGCACGAATTCGGCGGCCAACCGGTCGCCAACGACGCGCGGGGCCTCGGTCGCCGCCCCGACGGCACGATCGCCGGTGCAGGCATCGTCCTGGACGAGGGGGTGCGCCGCATGATCGCCGCCGGGCTCGACCCGGCCGCGGTCCTCGCGGCCTGCACCGAGAACGCGGCGCGCTCGCTCGGACGCACCGACGTCGGTCACGTCGCGGAGGGCGCTCTCGCCGACCTCGTCTGGTGGGATGCCGCGTGGCATCCGTCCCGGGTGTGGGTGGGCGGAAAAGCCCTCACGGTCCCGACACGCTGA
- a CDS encoding HAD family hydrolase: MTDSRDLPDLTSFDAVLFDLDGVLTPTAEVHMRAWKEMFDELFAAWDIQPPYTDRDYFDHVDGKKRYDGVASLLRSRDVEVPWGDPSDDPSLDTVCGVGNRKNLVFSRILRAEGIAPYAGSVALLDILQAAGTPIAVVSSSKNAVEVLEAAGIRDRFPVVMDGVVAERDHLASKPAPDVFAEAARMLRVDPARSAAVEDATSGVASASAAGFGLVVGVDRGVGAEHLVAAGADVVVDDLQAFVD, from the coding sequence GTGACCGACAGCCGCGACCTGCCCGACCTCACCTCCTTCGACGCCGTCCTGTTCGACCTCGACGGCGTGCTCACCCCCACCGCCGAAGTCCACATGCGGGCGTGGAAAGAGATGTTCGACGAGCTGTTCGCGGCGTGGGACATCCAGCCGCCGTACACCGACCGCGACTACTTCGACCACGTCGACGGCAAGAAGCGCTACGACGGCGTCGCGAGTCTGCTCCGCAGCCGTGACGTCGAGGTGCCCTGGGGAGACCCGTCCGACGACCCGTCGCTGGACACGGTCTGCGGCGTCGGCAACCGCAAGAACCTGGTGTTCTCGCGCATCCTCCGCGCCGAGGGCATCGCGCCGTACGCGGGCTCGGTCGCGCTGCTGGACATCCTGCAGGCCGCCGGCACGCCGATCGCGGTGGTGTCCAGCTCGAAGAACGCCGTCGAGGTCCTCGAGGCCGCCGGCATCCGCGACCGTTTCCCCGTCGTGATGGACGGTGTGGTCGCCGAACGCGACCACCTGGCATCCAAGCCCGCCCCCGACGTGTTCGCCGAGGCCGCGCGCATGCTGCGCGTCGACCCGGCCCGCTCGGCCGCCGTCGAGGACGCCACGAGCGGCGTCGCCTCGGCATCCGCCGCCGGCTTCGGACTCGTCGTCGGCGTCGACCGGGGCGTCGGCGCCGAGCACCTCGTCGCCGCGGGGGCCGACGTGGTCGTCGACGACCTCCAGGCGTTCGTAGACTGA
- the nagB gene encoding glucosamine-6-phosphate deaminase: MEVVVVPTAEDAAVLVADAYQALLTATPTAVLGLATGSTPLPLYRELIRRHREEGLSFREARGFLLDEYVGLPPGHPESYRQFIRAELERHVDFAPDAIVGPGDAGRDPLAAGPAYEEAIRAAGGIDLQILGIGADGHLAFNMPMSSLSSRTRVKTLTPRTRQDNARFFGGDVDLVPTHCLTQGLATILDSRHAILLGFGRGKAQAVREAVEGPLSARWPASVLQLHPHATIVVDEDAASQLAFVDYYRTTFAGKPAGQGL, encoded by the coding sequence ATGGAGGTCGTCGTCGTCCCCACGGCCGAAGACGCCGCCGTCCTGGTCGCGGACGCCTACCAGGCGCTGCTCACCGCCACCCCGACCGCGGTCCTGGGACTCGCGACCGGGTCCACGCCGCTGCCGCTGTATCGCGAGCTGATCCGCCGCCACCGCGAGGAGGGTCTCAGCTTCCGCGAGGCGCGCGGGTTCCTGCTCGACGAGTACGTGGGGCTCCCGCCCGGGCACCCCGAGAGCTACCGCCAGTTCATCCGCGCCGAGCTGGAGCGGCACGTCGACTTCGCCCCCGACGCGATCGTCGGGCCGGGGGATGCCGGCCGCGACCCGCTCGCGGCGGGACCCGCGTACGAGGAGGCCATCCGCGCCGCCGGCGGCATCGACCTGCAGATCCTCGGGATCGGGGCGGACGGACACCTCGCCTTCAACATGCCGATGTCGAGTCTGTCGAGCCGCACCCGGGTAAAGACGCTCACCCCGCGCACCCGGCAGGACAACGCGCGCTTCTTCGGCGGCGACGTCGACCTCGTCCCCACGCACTGCCTCACGCAGGGTCTGGCGACGATCCTCGACAGCCGTCACGCGATCCTGCTCGGCTTCGGTCGCGGAAAGGCGCAGGCGGTGCGCGAAGCGGTGGAGGGTCCGCTGTCGGCGCGGTGGCCCGCGTCGGTGCTGCAACTGCACCCACACGCCACGATCGTGGTCGACGAGGATGCCGCGAGTCAGCTCGCCTTCGTCGACTACTACCGCACGACCTTCGCCGGCAAGCCCGCGGGGCAGGGACTGTGA
- a CDS encoding PTS transporter subunit EIIC, translating to MTVTAPTPRRRSIPGFAQMQRLGKSLMLPIAVLPAAGILLRLGQPDLLGSIDLPVIGPFFQAMSAAGGALFDNLALLFAVGVAIGFAKKADGSTALAAVVGYLVLANVFKVMSPVVLAGQTTAAGDQVQINYSVFGGIVIGLLTAWLFDRYHTIQLPSYLGFFGGRRFVPIVVSLASLVVGFGLSYFYPIFDTGLTGLGTFIGGTGAIGAFVYGFANRMLIPVGLHHILNSYVWFLQGSYTKGDGSVVTGELTRFAAGDPTAGALTSGFYPILMFGLPAAALAMIHLANPAQRKAAIGILGAAGLTAFLTGITEPLEFAFMFVAFPLYVVHAVLTGISLAVAYLLDIHLGFSFSAGLFDLLLYGTAPAANNVWLLVVMGVVYFGVYYLLFRLVIKRWNLRTPGREDLSAPASDGPEPDAAAPATAATPVAPVATAATATADDSTAEQLIAAFGGRDNLVHVDACITRLRMEVADRALVDHARLKQLGAAGVLEVGDNVQAVFGPRAESLKNDILEAL from the coding sequence ATGACCGTCACCGCCCCCACGCCGCGCCGGCGTTCGATCCCGGGCTTCGCCCAGATGCAGCGCCTGGGCAAGAGCCTCATGCTCCCCATCGCGGTGCTCCCCGCCGCCGGCATCCTGCTCCGTCTCGGTCAGCCCGACCTGCTCGGAAGCATCGACCTGCCCGTCATCGGGCCCTTCTTCCAGGCGATGAGCGCCGCGGGCGGGGCGCTGTTCGACAACCTCGCGCTGCTGTTCGCGGTCGGTGTCGCCATCGGCTTCGCCAAGAAGGCCGACGGCTCGACGGCGCTGGCCGCCGTCGTCGGCTACCTCGTGCTCGCGAACGTCTTCAAGGTCATGTCGCCGGTCGTGCTGGCGGGCCAGACCACCGCGGCGGGCGATCAGGTGCAGATCAACTACAGCGTGTTCGGCGGCATCGTCATCGGTCTGCTCACGGCGTGGCTGTTCGACCGGTACCACACCATCCAGCTGCCCTCCTACCTGGGCTTCTTCGGCGGACGCCGGTTCGTTCCCATCGTCGTCTCGCTCGCGAGCCTCGTCGTCGGGTTCGGGCTCAGCTACTTCTATCCGATCTTCGACACCGGCCTGACGGGTCTCGGCACCTTCATCGGCGGCACGGGCGCGATCGGCGCCTTCGTCTACGGGTTCGCCAACCGCATGCTCATCCCCGTGGGTCTGCACCACATCCTGAACTCGTACGTGTGGTTCCTGCAGGGGTCGTACACGAAGGGCGACGGCAGCGTCGTCACGGGCGAGCTCACGCGGTTCGCCGCGGGCGACCCCACCGCGGGTGCGTTGACGTCCGGCTTCTACCCCATCCTGATGTTCGGTCTGCCCGCCGCCGCGCTCGCCATGATCCACCTGGCCAATCCCGCGCAGCGCAAGGCCGCGATCGGCATCCTGGGCGCCGCCGGTCTCACCGCCTTCCTGACCGGGATCACCGAACCGCTCGAGTTCGCCTTCATGTTCGTCGCGTTCCCCCTGTACGTGGTGCACGCGGTGCTCACGGGCATCTCGCTCGCCGTCGCCTACCTGCTCGACATCCACCTCGGGTTCTCGTTCTCCGCGGGGCTCTTCGACCTCCTCCTCTACGGCACGGCGCCCGCGGCGAACAACGTCTGGCTCCTGGTCGTCATGGGCGTGGTCTACTTCGGGGTCTACTACCTGCTGTTCCGCCTGGTCATCAAGCGGTGGAACCTGCGCACGCCGGGCCGCGAAGACCTCTCGGCCCCGGCGTCCGACGGGCCGGAGCCGGATGCCGCGGCACCGGCCACCGCCGCCACCCCCGTCGCCCCCGTCGCCACGGCTGCGACGGCGACCGCCGACGACTCCACGGCCGAGCAGCTCATCGCCGCGTTCGGCGGACGCGACAACCTCGTCCACGTGGACGCGTGCATCACGCGCCTGCGCATGGAGGTGGCCGACCGCGCCCTCGTCGACCACGCGCGCCTGAAGCAGCTGGGCGCCGCGGGCGTCCTCGAGGTCGGCGACAACGTGCAGGCGGTGTTCGGCCCCCGGGCCGAGTCGCTGAAGAACGACATCCTCGAGGCGCTCTGA
- a CDS encoding helix-turn-helix domain-containing protein codes for MSERAGLAARQPGAVRSALAVLEAVAHLGAGVSAQRISAELGLPRATTYRLLNLLVEDEYLVRTPDLTGFALGARVAHLTGVVSAPPRLPTAARAVLAEARRTVRGGVHVVLFVDGRLVVVDTDPDFPLSDEARLVREPGRYALGRLLLVALGGAVDADVETDLVRFGAVRQSGEVTATTGCLALPIRDDTGAVVGAVGFSGARHRVDEPAEVIRSLEPAVRALTPLVV; via the coding sequence GTGAGCGAGCGGGCCGGGCTCGCGGCGCGCCAGCCCGGTGCCGTGCGTTCCGCGCTCGCGGTTCTCGAGGCCGTGGCGCACCTGGGTGCGGGCGTCAGCGCCCAGCGCATCTCGGCCGAGCTCGGTCTGCCTCGGGCCACGACCTACCGGTTGCTCAACCTCCTCGTCGAGGACGAGTACCTCGTGCGCACCCCCGACCTCACCGGCTTCGCGCTCGGCGCCCGTGTCGCGCACTTGACGGGAGTCGTCTCCGCGCCGCCTCGGCTTCCGACCGCCGCGCGTGCGGTGCTCGCCGAGGCGCGGCGCACCGTCCGGGGCGGAGTGCACGTCGTGCTGTTCGTCGACGGGCGACTGGTCGTCGTCGACACCGACCCCGACTTCCCGCTGTCGGACGAAGCGCGACTGGTGCGCGAACCCGGGCGCTATGCGCTGGGTCGACTGCTGCTCGTCGCGCTCGGCGGGGCTGTCGATGCCGACGTCGAGACCGATCTCGTCCGCTTCGGCGCCGTGCGGCAGAGCGGCGAGGTGACCGCCACGACCGGATGCCTGGCCCTCCCGATCCGCGACGACACCGGAGCGGTGGTCGGCGCCGTCGGGTTCTCCGGTGCGCGCCACCGCGTGGACGAGCCGGCGGAGGTCATCCGCTCCCTCGAGCCGGCGGTACGCGCCCTCACCCCGCTCGTGGTGTGA
- a CDS encoding GntR family transcriptional regulator, giving the protein MPHSRAADAPPAAVTSGPIPKHAQLRAILLADIGTTWPAHAAIPSERELTARYGVSRATVREALRQLIEEQKLYTVQGKGTFVAGERVQSQLHLASFTEDMRRRGLVATSLVQRAEVAVPPLEVRATLGLDEGESAWWVERLRLAGGIPMALERGWYSRRVAPDLGERDLSGSLYGVLAEDYGVRIDTAEQTVWAETVDGPIAAALGVAPGAAVMVFRRSSRAGATPVEYVTSWYRGDRYQVHMGLTGS; this is encoded by the coding sequence ATGCCCCACTCCCGCGCAGCCGACGCTCCCCCGGCCGCCGTGACCTCCGGCCCGATCCCCAAGCACGCCCAGCTGCGGGCGATCCTGCTCGCCGACATCGGCACCACGTGGCCCGCCCACGCGGCCATCCCGTCCGAACGCGAGCTCACCGCCCGTTACGGCGTGAGCCGCGCGACCGTGCGCGAGGCGCTGCGGCAGCTGATCGAGGAGCAGAAGCTCTACACCGTGCAGGGCAAAGGCACCTTCGTCGCGGGCGAGCGCGTGCAGTCGCAGCTGCACCTGGCATCCTTCACCGAGGACATGCGGCGACGCGGACTGGTCGCGACCTCCCTGGTCCAGCGGGCCGAGGTCGCCGTGCCGCCGCTGGAGGTGCGTGCGACCCTCGGGCTCGACGAGGGCGAGTCGGCCTGGTGGGTCGAACGACTGCGTCTGGCGGGCGGCATCCCGATGGCTCTCGAGCGAGGATGGTACTCCCGTCGCGTCGCCCCCGACCTCGGCGAGCGCGACCTGTCGGGTTCGCTCTACGGGGTGCTGGCCGAGGACTACGGCGTCCGCATCGACACCGCGGAGCAGACCGTGTGGGCCGAAACGGTGGACGGCCCCATCGCCGCCGCGCTCGGCGTCGCCCCCGGCGCCGCGGTCATGGTGTTCCGCCGCAGTTCGCGCGCGGGCGCCACGCCGGTGGAGTACGTCACGTCGTGGTATCGCGGCGACCGCTACCAGGTGCACATGGGGCTCACTGGCAGCTGA
- a CDS encoding acetate/propionate family kinase — protein sequence MSVVLVVNSGSSSFKYQLLDMEHERVLASGLVERIGEETGVATHTVTAAALTPADGPAPTVVDATSTIEREIPDHTAGFAVMLEAFQAHGPSLEERPPVAVGHRVVHGGARFFEPTVVTPLVEINIDELSVLAPLHNPANLAGIVAAKKAFPGVPHVAVFDTAFHQSLAPAAYTYAIDRELAEAHRIRRYGFHGTSHKFVSESAAAFLGRPLSDLRQIVFHLGNGASVTAIEGGRSVETSMGLTPLEGLVMGTRSGDLDPAVLLQLARRADLSIADLDTLLNKRSGLVGLAGVSDMRDLTARCDAGDPDAQLAFDVYIHRLRAYAGAYLAQLGGVDVISFTAGVGENAARVRAEAVATLGFAGVELDPGRNETRGRGIRRISTDSSRVEVLVVPTNEELEIARQTLSVAS from the coding sequence GTGAGCGTCGTGCTGGTCGTCAACAGCGGTTCGTCGTCCTTCAAGTACCAGCTGCTCGACATGGAGCACGAGCGCGTCCTCGCCTCGGGACTGGTCGAGCGCATCGGCGAGGAGACGGGCGTGGCCACCCACACCGTGACCGCGGCGGCTCTGACCCCGGCGGACGGTCCCGCGCCGACGGTGGTGGATGCCACCTCCACCATCGAGCGCGAGATCCCCGACCACACGGCTGGGTTCGCCGTGATGCTCGAAGCCTTCCAGGCTCACGGTCCGTCGCTCGAGGAGCGGCCGCCGGTCGCCGTCGGGCACCGCGTGGTCCACGGCGGGGCGCGCTTCTTCGAGCCGACGGTGGTGACCCCGCTCGTCGAGATCAACATCGACGAGCTCTCGGTGCTGGCGCCCCTCCACAACCCGGCGAACCTCGCCGGCATCGTCGCGGCGAAGAAGGCGTTTCCGGGCGTGCCGCACGTCGCCGTCTTCGACACCGCGTTCCACCAGTCGCTCGCCCCGGCGGCGTACACGTACGCCATCGACCGCGAGCTGGCCGAGGCGCACCGCATCCGTCGGTACGGGTTCCACGGCACGAGCCACAAGTTCGTCAGCGAGTCCGCGGCCGCGTTCCTCGGCCGCCCGCTCTCCGATCTCCGGCAGATCGTGTTCCACCTCGGCAACGGCGCATCCGTGACGGCGATCGAGGGTGGCCGGTCGGTCGAGACGTCGATGGGTCTCACGCCGCTCGAGGGCCTGGTCATGGGCACGCGTTCCGGTGACCTCGACCCCGCGGTCCTGCTGCAGCTCGCCCGTCGCGCCGACCTCTCGATCGCCGACCTCGACACGCTGCTGAACAAGCGGTCGGGGCTCGTCGGCCTCGCCGGTGTGTCCGACATGCGCGACCTCACGGCTCGGTGCGACGCGGGCGACCCCGACGCCCAGCTCGCCTTCGACGTGTACATCCACCGGCTCCGCGCGTACGCGGGCGCCTACCTCGCGCAGCTCGGCGGCGTCGACGTCATCTCCTTCACGGCCGGCGTGGGCGAGAACGCCGCCCGCGTGCGCGCGGAAGCGGTGGCGACCCTGGGCTTCGCCGGTGTCGAGCTCGACCCTGGGCGCAACGAGACGCGGGGGCGCGGCATCCGCCGGATCTCCACCGACTCCTCGCGGGTCGAGGTGCTGGTGGTGCCGACCAACGAAGAGCTCGAGATCGCCCGGCAGACCCTCTCGGTCGCGTCCTGA
- a CDS encoding PTS sugar transporter subunit IIA, with translation MAHILSPLAGTVQSLSAVPDALFAAGTMGPGAAIDPPAEVVDAVAPVDGTLLQVFPHAFVVVTDDGLGVLVHLGIDTVQLGGEGFTAFAAKGDRVTAGTPVIAYDVPAVRAAGLSTIVPVIVLERSPEDIALAAAEGASVLPGSPFLSV, from the coding sequence GTGGCCCACATCCTGTCCCCGCTCGCGGGCACCGTTCAGTCCCTGTCGGCCGTGCCCGACGCGCTCTTCGCCGCCGGGACCATGGGGCCGGGTGCGGCCATCGACCCGCCCGCCGAGGTCGTCGACGCCGTCGCCCCCGTCGACGGCACCCTTCTGCAGGTCTTCCCGCACGCGTTCGTCGTCGTGACCGACGACGGTCTCGGTGTCCTCGTCCACCTCGGCATCGACACCGTGCAGCTGGGCGGCGAGGGGTTCACGGCGTTCGCGGCGAAGGGGGACCGCGTCACCGCCGGCACCCCCGTCATCGCCTACGACGTGCCCGCCGTCCGCGCCGCCGGCCTGTCCACGATCGTGCCCGTCATCGTCCTCGAGCGTTCGCCCGAGGACATCGCGCTCGCCGCCGCCGAGGGCGCCTCGGTCCTCCCCGGCTCCCCGTTCCTCTCCGTCTGA